A section of the Macadamia integrifolia cultivar HAES 741 chromosome 9, SCU_Mint_v3, whole genome shotgun sequence genome encodes:
- the LOC122089459 gene encoding heat shock protein 90-5, chloroplastic-like: protein MAPVLSSSLTSASIVSLPSSSCLSMNNRSRVLRLGTAFLPRNVLKNGIPGDGLKWKLEKRNSGMVVQCEAAVAEKEVAEISEEKFEYQAEVSRLMDLIVHSLYSHKEVFLRELVSNASDALDKLRFLSVTEPSLLGDAGELEIRIRTDPENGTITITDTGIGMTKNELVDCLGTIAQSGTSKFLKALKENKDLGTDNGLIGQFGVGFYSAFLVADKVVVSTKSPRSDKQYVWEAIADSSSYVIREETDPEKILRRGTQITLYLRPDDKFEFSEPAKIQSLVKNYSQFVSFPIYTWQEKSRTVEVEEEEEPKEGEEPKPEGEEEEKKKKKTITEKYWDWELANETKPIWMRNPKEVTNDEYHEFYKKAFNEFLDPLAYTHFTTEGEVEFRSVLYIPGMAPLNNEDIANPKAKNIRLYVKRVFISDDFDGELFPRYLSFVKGVVDSNDLPLNVSREILQESRIVRIMRKRLVRKTFDMIQETSDGENKEDYKKFWENFGKFLKLGCIEDSGNHKRITPLLRFYSSKSEEELISLDDYCENMGENQKAIYYLATDSLKSAKTAPFLEKLVQKDIEVLFLVEPIDEVAIQNIQTYKEKKFVDISKEDLELGDEDEVKERENKQEYNLLCDWIKQQLGDKVAKVQVSKRLSSSPCVLVSGKFGWSANMERLMKAQTLGDASSLEFMRGRRILEVNPDHPIIKDLNAACKNAPESDEGKRAVDLLYETALISSGFSPDSPAELGNKIYEMMAIALGGRWGRSDSEDAGTEGSDVGSVETTDAEVVEPSEVRAESDPWQD from the exons ATGGCGCCCGTTCTAAGCAGCAGCTTGACCTCAGCTTCCATTGtctctcttccttcgtcatcatGTCTTTCGATGAATAACCGCAGTAGAGTTCTGAGATTGGGAACTGCTTTTCTACCCCGAAATGTTCTGAAAAATGGGATTCCTGGGGATGGGTTGAAGTGGAAGCTCGAAAAGAGGAACAGTGGAATGGTTGTCCAATGTGAGGCTGCTGTCGCAGAGAAAGAAGTCGCTGAGATTTCTGAGGAGAAATTCGAGTATCAGGCTGAG GTCAGTCGGCTCATGGATCTAATAGTTCACAGTCTTTATAGCCACAAGGAAGTGTTTCTTCGAGAGCTCGTGAG TAATGCGAGTGATGCTCTAGATAAGTTGAGATTTTTAAGTGTGACTGAGCCCTCTCTTCTTGGAGATGCTGGTGAACTGGAGATACGCATCCGGACTGATCCAGAAAATGGGACCATTACCATAAC AGACACGGGGATTGGAATGACAAAAAATGAGCTTGTTGACTGTCTTGGAACCATTGCTCAGAGTGGCACATCAAAATTCTTGAAGGCTCTGAAG GAGAATAAAGATCTTGGAACAGACAATGGTTTGATTGGTCAATTTGGGGTTGGATTCTATTCCGCATTCCTTGTTGCTGACAAG GTTGTTGTGTCTACGAAGAGCCCAAGATCAGATAAGCAGTATGTCTGGGAAGCCATTGCTGACAGTAGTTCATATGTGATAAGGGAAGAAACTGATCCTGAAAAAATACTACGGCGTGGAACACAGATTACCTTATACCTGAGG CCTGATGATAAATTTGAATTCTCGGAGCCAGCTAAGATTCAAAGTTTGGTGAAGAATTACTCACAATTTGTTTCCTTTCCTATTTACACATGGCAAGAGAAATCAAGGACTGTAGAG gtggaagaggaagaagaaccaaaagaaggagaagaaccaaAACCAGAG ggagaggaggaggagaagaagaagaagaagaccataACAGAAAAGTATTGGGATTGGGAATTGGCCAATGAAACAAAACCGATATGG ATGCGAAATCCGAAAGAAGTTACAAATGATGAATACCATGAGTTCTATAAGAAGGCATTCAATGAGTTCTTGGATCCACTTGCATACACCCACTTCACAACAGAG GGTGAGGTGGAATTCAGAAGTGTTCTTTACATTCCTGGCATGGCACCTCTTAACAATGAGGACATTGCAAACCCTAAGGCGAAGAATATACGTCTGTATGTCAAGCGTGTGTTTATTTCGGATGACTTTGATGGTGAACTG TTTCCACGGTACTTGAGCTTTGTAAAGGGGGTGGTAGATTCAAATGACCTTCCTCTTAATGTTTCTAGAGAGATTCTTCAGGAAAGCCGAATT GTAAGGATTATGAGAAAGAGGCTTGTTAGGAAAACATTTGACATGATTCAGGAGACATCTGATGGTGAAAATAAGGAG GATTACAAAAAATTCTGGGAGAACTTTGGTAAATTTCTCAAGTTGGGCTGCATCGAGGATTCTGGGAATCACAAGCGCATAACACCTTTGCTGAGGTTCTACTCTTCCAAAAGTGAGGAAGAATTGATTAGCTTAGATGACTATTGTGAGAACATGGGAGAAAACCAGAAGGCTATCTACTACTTAGCTACAGACAGCTTGAAAAGTGCTAAAACTGCGCCATTCTTGGAGAAGTTGGTTCAAAAGGATATTGAG GTCCTATTTTTAGTAGAGCCTATTGATGAAGTTGCCATCCAGAACATACAAAcatacaaagaaaagaaatttgtgGACATAAGCAAGGAAGACCTAGAGTTAG GTGATGAGGATGAagtaaaggaaagggaaaacaagcAAGAGTACAATCTTCTCTGTGACTGGATAAAGCAACAGCTTGGTGATAAAGTGGCTAAGGTGCAAGTCTCCAAGCGTCTCAGTTCATCTCCCTGTGTGCTTGTTTCTGGGAAGTTTGGATGGTCTGCTAATATGGAAAG GCTTATGAAAGCACAGACCCTTGGAGATGCCTCAAGCTTGGAGTtcatgagagggagaagaataTTGGAGGTCAATCCAGATCATCCCATTATTAAAGACTTAAAT GCTGCATGCAAGAATGCcccagaaagtgatgaagggaAAAGAGCTGTTGACCTCTTATACGAGACAGCCTTAATTTCCAGTGGATTCTCT CCTGACAGTCCAGCTGAATTGGGTAACAAGATTTATGAGATGATGGCAATTGCCCTTGGAGGGCGATGGGGAAGATCAGATTCAGAGGATGCAGGAACAGAGGGATCTGATGTGGGTTCTGTTGAGACGACAGATGCTGAAGTGGTTGAGCCATCGGAAGTGAGGGCAGAGAGTGATCCTTGGCAGGATTGA